Genomic window (Streptomyces cadmiisoli):
CCCCGGTTCACGGTGGCGGACACCCTGCTGCTGGGACGGAAGCTGAACTCCTCCTGGCAGCAGGCGCCCGCCGAGCAGATCGTCCGCGAGGGGGACATCCCGCTGCACGCCCGCGTCGGCGAACTGTCCCCCGGGCAGCGCAGCCGTGTCGCGCTCGCCCTGGCGCTCGGCAAGCGCCCCGAACTCCTTCTGCTCGACGAGCCGATGGCCGACCTCGACCCGCTGGCCCGGGGCGAGATCATGGCGACGTTGATGTCCGAGGCCGCCGAGCACGGCACGGACATCGTGCTGTCCTCGCACGTCCTGCCCGAAATGGAGCAGACCTGTGACTGGGTGCTGCTGATGCGGGACGGCCGCATCGAGCTGAGCGAGGACGCCGACGAACTGCGCGAGAGCCACACCGTGCTGACCGGACACGCCGATCAGGACGGCGCCCTGGCAGGACAGGGCGTGGTGCACAGCAGGACGAGCGGCCGGCAGATGACCGCCCTGGTGCGGCGACACGGACCGCTGCGCGGCGACTGGCACGTCGAGCGGCCCAGACTGGAGGACATCCTGATCGGCTACCTCCAGGCCGATGCCCCGGCGCGTCCCGCCCCCGCCGAGCGGACGGAGGCGGCGTGAAGGGCTCACTCTGGCTCGCATGGCGTCAGCAGCGGCTGCTGGTCGGCATCACCGCGGTACTGCTGGCCGTCGCCGCGGCGATCGCCGCGTACTACCGCTCGGGCATGGTCGACGCGCTGCGCTCCGGCCTGTTCGACCACTGCGCTCCCGGACCACTGCAGTGCACGCGGACCGGCAGCGGTCTGCCCCTGCTGCTGGACATCGAACCGCTCAAGTACCTCGGCGCGCTGAACATCGCCCTGCCCGTCATCATCGGCGTGTTCTGGGGCGCCCCTCTGCTGGGCCGCGACCGGGAACTGGGCACGCACCGCGTGGTCCTCACCCAGGAGGTGAGCCGGCACCAGTGGTTCGCGACCCGGTTCGCCGTCGCCGCGGCGGCCACGGTGGTCGTCTCCGGGGTGCTCGCGGCGGTGTTCGCGTGGTGGTGGCGACCGGCCACCGACCGCAGTTACGGCCTGTTCTGGTACGAGAACACGGCCCTGAGCGGGTCCGGTCCGCGCGTCGTGGCAGCCGCCCTGTTCGGCCTGGCGACCGGCACACTGCTGGGTCTGCTGGCCCGCCGGGTCTGGCATGCGATGAGCCTGACCCTCCTGGTGACCGGGGCGGTGACGCTCCTGCTGGACCTCGCACACATGTCACGCCTGCTGGTTCCCCCGAACGTCTACACCAGCGCCGGCAGCGTCCCGAGATCGCTCATGGGCGACAAGTGGTCGGCCGGCGACTACGGCCTGATCACCGCCTCGGGCCGCCAGGACGACGTGCTCAACTGTCCCTTCCCCTCGGGCGACCTGCTCAGGGAGTGCATGGCGCAGAAGGGGTACGTCGGCCGCTTCTACAAGGCCAACCCGGCCGGCGACTACTGGATCTACCAGTGGATCGACGTCGCCGTGCTCGGTGGACTCGCGGCCCTGCTCACGGTCGTGACCGTGCTGCTCCTGCGCCGCCGCGTCTGACCGCGGCGCACCGCGCCACGGTCGATTCCCTCAGCTCCTCCATCCACGTCAACCCCGCCACCCCTCGCCCGGGGTGCTTCAGCACGGAGGTCGCTTCACCATGCCCGCTGACGCCAAGTCGCCCAAGAAGCTGAGCAACAACCGCGCCGCCCTCACCCACAAGATCGGCTACGCGCTCCGGCACCCGGGTCGCGTCAAGCCCTACATCCGCCGGGCCGGCCGGGACGCCTGGCTGCGGGTGAAGCACCCCGACCACGTCGGCTACTACCGGGCCGTGATGGCCTCGGACACCCGCCGCAATCCGGAGGCCGCGGTCGGCAGCAAGACCCACGACCGCTGGCTGGCGCTCGGGCAGATGCAGTTCGACTACCTCATCGAGCACGGCCTGCGGCCCGAACACCGCATGCTCGACATCGGCTGCGGCAACCTGCGCGGCGGCTGGCGCTTCATCACCCACCTCGACACCGGCAACTACTACGGCATCGACATCTCGCCCGACATCCTGATGGCCGCCAAGAAGACCCTCACCGAGCGCCGCCTCCAGGAGAAGCTGCCGCATCTGACGATCATCGGCGACCTCACGCTGGACTTCCTGCCCGGCAACCACTTCGACGTCGTGCACGCCCACAGCGTGTTCTCCCACTCGCCGCTGGAGGTCATCGACGAATGCCTCGCGCACGTCGGCCGCATACTGACCGACAC
Coding sequences:
- a CDS encoding transporter, which codes for MKGSLWLAWRQQRLLVGITAVLLAVAAAIAAYYRSGMVDALRSGLFDHCAPGPLQCTRTGSGLPLLLDIEPLKYLGALNIALPVIIGVFWGAPLLGRDRELGTHRVVLTQEVSRHQWFATRFAVAAAATVVVSGVLAAVFAWWWRPATDRSYGLFWYENTALSGSGPRVVAAALFGLATGTLLGLLARRVWHAMSLTLLVTGAVTLLLDLAHMSRLLVPPNVYTSAGSVPRSLMGDKWSAGDYGLITASGRQDDVLNCPFPSGDLLRECMAQKGYVGRFYKANPAGDYWIYQWIDVAVLGGLAALLTVVTVLLLRRRV
- a CDS encoding class I SAM-dependent methyltransferase, with the translated sequence MPADAKSPKKLSNNRAALTHKIGYALRHPGRVKPYIRRAGRDAWLRVKHPDHVGYYRAVMASDTRRNPEAAVGSKTHDRWLALGQMQFDYLIEHGLRPEHRMLDIGCGNLRGGWRFITHLDTGNYYGIDISPDILMAAKKTLTERRLQEKLPHLTIIGDLTLDFLPGNHFDVVHAHSVFSHSPLEVIDECLAHVGRILTDTGFFDFTFDRTEGTEHQVLGEDFYYRTETLLELARKHGLHGQFMEDWEKRPHGQSKIRVSRSPLPAA